Proteins encoded in a region of the Pseudomonas denitrificans (nom. rej.) genome:
- a CDS encoding metallothionein — MNEQRCSCPGCSCSLGATAVYREGRAYCCQACADGHPDGEKHCQDTHCHCGQQKPPRG, encoded by the coding sequence ATGAATGAACAACGCTGCTCCTGCCCCGGCTGTTCCTGCAGTCTGGGAGCCACGGCCGTGTACCGCGAAGGCCGTGCCTACTGTTGCCAGGCCTGCGCCGACGGCCATCCGGATGGCGAAAAACACTGTCAGGACACGCACTGCCATTGCGGACAGCAAAAGCCGCCGCGTGGTTGA
- a CDS encoding SDR family oxidoreductase — protein MSETETLPPQHQDQQPGLEEQMRPQPEFVSGEYRAAAKLAGKVAIVTGGDSGIGRAVAVTFARERADVVLLYLDESEDALKTCQIIESLGQQCLEMSGDVADAGFCAEVARRVEERWGRLDILVNNAGEQHPQECLEDITQQQWERTFRTNIFGMFQLTKAVLPLMGEGGTIVNTTSITAYKGNPKLIDYSSTKGAITSFTRSLAMNLVRRGIRVNAVAPGPIWTPLIPSTFDAEEVATFGTNTPMGRPGQPEELAPAYVYLASSDSSYVSGQVLHVNGGTVVNG, from the coding sequence ATGAGCGAGACCGAAACCCTGCCACCACAACACCAGGACCAGCAGCCGGGCCTGGAGGAACAGATGCGCCCGCAGCCGGAGTTCGTCTCCGGCGAGTACCGTGCTGCTGCCAAGCTGGCCGGCAAGGTCGCCATCGTGACGGGTGGCGACAGCGGCATCGGCCGTGCCGTCGCGGTGACATTCGCCCGCGAGCGCGCCGATGTGGTGTTGCTGTACCTCGACGAATCCGAGGACGCGCTCAAGACCTGCCAGATCATCGAATCCCTCGGCCAGCAATGCCTGGAGATGTCCGGTGATGTCGCCGATGCGGGCTTCTGCGCGGAAGTGGCGCGCCGCGTCGAGGAGCGCTGGGGACGTCTGGACATACTGGTGAACAATGCGGGGGAACAGCATCCCCAGGAGTGCCTGGAAGACATTACGCAGCAGCAGTGGGAGCGGACGTTCCGCACCAACATCTTCGGCATGTTCCAGCTGACCAAGGCGGTGCTGCCGCTGATGGGCGAGGGCGGTACCATCGTCAACACCACCTCGATTACCGCCTACAAGGGCAACCCGAAACTGATCGACTACTCATCCACCAAGGGCGCGATCACCTCGTTCACCCGCTCGCTGGCGATGAACCTGGTCAGGCGCGGCATCCGCGTCAACGCGGTGGCGCCGGGGCCGATCTGGACACCGCTGATTCCTTCGACCTTCGATGCCGAGGAAGTCGCGACCTTCGGCACCAACACGCCGATGGGGAGACCAGGACAGCCCGAAGAACTGGCGCCGGCCTATGTCTACCTCGCCAGCAGCGATTCCTCCTATGTCAGCGGGCAGGTGCTGCACGTCAACGGCGGGACGGTGGTCAACGGCTGA
- a CDS encoding glycogen/starch/alpha-glucan phosphorylase, whose product MALDSIPDQSAVEIFKHAVLTRLRYAVGKDPADAFDHDWFEAVALATSKYQVDNWEETTRAIDRSARKHVYYLSLEFLIGRLLIDNLSNLGLLEVARQALSELGVDLERIRLLEPDAALGNGGLGRLAACFMESMATLDIPAHGYGIRYEHGLFKQVIGDGWQQEHTETWLDFGNPWEFERPESAYSVGFGGSVYSEPDANGVERQRWEPVERVRAVAYDMPVVGWRTASVNTLRLWRARAEETLKLDRFNAGDHLGAVADTVRAESISRVLYPADSTEAGQELRLRQEYFFVAASLQDLMQRHLGKGEDVYGLPERVAIQLNDTHPAIAVAELMRLLLDERGLDWSDAWELTVATLSYTNHTLLPEALESWPVGLMERLLPRHMQIIYLINAFHIDALRAKDIHDFALLRSVSLIEEDHGRRVRMGNLAFLGSHSVNGVSALHTELMRETVFRDLHRLYPNRISNKTNGVTFRRWLFQTNPELTELLVDTLGDDVLDNPESRLRDLAAHAEKSAVRQRFAQQRRNAKQRLAVLIEERLGLRVDPDALFDVHVKRIHEYKRQLLNLLHTVALYQDIRNDPTTERVPRVKIFAGKAAPSYVLAKLIIKLANDISRTVNADPTVRGLLKVVFIPNYNVSLAESIIPAADLSEQISTAGLEASGTSNMKFALNGALTIGTLDGANVEMCERIGPENMFIFGLKAQQVEARKRAGELAMHNEIAESPRLQEALMAVSSGVFSPDDPQRYTALIDSLRHDDRFMVCPDFDAYWDAQERVEQLWRKPSRWWKASMLNTARVGWFSSDRTIREYAQDIWQVPVGGE is encoded by the coding sequence ATGGCCCTGGACAGCATTCCCGATCAGTCGGCAGTCGAGATCTTCAAGCACGCCGTGCTCACCCGCTTGCGCTATGCGGTCGGCAAGGACCCGGCCGACGCCTTTGACCATGACTGGTTCGAAGCGGTGGCCCTGGCCACGAGCAAGTACCAGGTGGATAACTGGGAAGAAACCACCCGCGCCATCGATCGCAGCGCGCGCAAGCACGTGTACTACCTCTCCCTGGAGTTCCTCATCGGCCGTCTGCTGATCGACAACCTGAGCAACCTCGGGCTGCTCGAGGTGGCACGCCAGGCACTGTCGGAACTGGGCGTGGACCTGGAACGCATCCGCCTGCTGGAGCCAGACGCGGCACTGGGCAATGGAGGCCTCGGCAGACTGGCAGCGTGCTTCATGGAAAGCATGGCGACGCTGGACATCCCCGCCCACGGCTACGGCATCCGCTACGAGCACGGGCTGTTCAAGCAGGTGATCGGCGATGGCTGGCAGCAGGAGCACACCGAAACCTGGCTGGACTTCGGCAACCCCTGGGAATTCGAGCGTCCCGAATCCGCCTACAGCGTCGGCTTTGGCGGCAGCGTCTACAGCGAGCCGGACGCCAATGGCGTCGAGCGCCAGCGTTGGGAGCCGGTAGAGCGCGTTCGCGCGGTCGCCTATGACATGCCGGTGGTGGGCTGGCGCACTGCCAGCGTGAACACCTTGCGCCTGTGGCGCGCCCGCGCCGAGGAAACCCTCAAGCTCGACCGCTTCAACGCCGGTGATCACCTGGGGGCGGTTGCCGACACCGTGCGCGCGGAGAGCATCTCCCGCGTGCTCTACCCGGCGGACAGCACCGAGGCCGGACAGGAGCTGCGCCTGCGCCAGGAGTACTTCTTCGTCGCTGCCTCCCTGCAGGACCTGATGCAGCGCCACCTGGGCAAGGGCGAGGACGTGTACGGCCTGCCCGAGCGGGTCGCCATCCAGCTCAACGACACCCACCCGGCCATCGCCGTGGCCGAGCTGATGCGCCTGCTGCTGGACGAGCGCGGGCTGGACTGGAGCGACGCCTGGGAGCTGACCGTGGCGACCCTGTCCTACACCAATCACACGCTGCTGCCCGAGGCGCTGGAATCCTGGCCGGTGGGGCTGATGGAGCGCCTGTTGCCCCGGCACATGCAGATCATCTACCTGATCAATGCCTTCCATATCGACGCCCTGCGCGCCAAGGACATCCACGACTTCGCCCTGCTGCGGTCGGTCTCGCTGATCGAGGAGGACCACGGCCGCCGCGTGCGCATGGGCAACCTGGCATTTCTTGGCTCGCACAGCGTCAATGGCGTCTCTGCGCTGCACACCGAACTGATGCGCGAGACGGTGTTCCGTGACCTGCACCGGTTGTACCCGAATCGCATCAGCAACAAGACCAACGGCGTGACCTTCCGCCGCTGGCTGTTCCAGACCAACCCCGAACTGACCGAACTGCTGGTCGACACCCTCGGTGACGACGTCCTGGACAACCCCGAGAGCCGCTTGCGCGACCTGGCGGCCCACGCCGAGAAGTCCGCCGTGCGCCAGCGCTTCGCCCAGCAGCGGCGCAACGCCAAACAGCGCCTGGCCGTGCTTATCGAGGAGCGCCTGGGCCTGCGTGTCGACCCGGACGCGCTGTTCGATGTGCACGTCAAGCGCATCCACGAGTACAAGCGTCAATTGCTCAACCTGTTGCACACCGTGGCGCTGTACCAGGACATCCGCAACGACCCGACCACCGAACGCGTGCCCAGGGTGAAGATATTCGCCGGCAAGGCCGCCCCCAGTTATGTGCTGGCCAAACTGATCATCAAGCTGGCCAACGACATCAGCCGCACGGTCAATGCCGACCCCACCGTGCGCGGGCTGCTCAAGGTGGTGTTCATCCCCAACTACAACGTCAGCCTGGCCGAATCCATCATTCCGGCGGCGGACCTGTCCGAGCAGATATCCACCGCGGGCCTGGAGGCGTCAGGCACCAGCAACATGAAGTTCGCCCTCAACGGCGCGCTGACCATCGGCACCCTGGATGGCGCCAACGTCGAGATGTGCGAGCGTATCGGTCCGGAGAACATGTTCATCTTCGGCCTCAAGGCGCAGCAGGTGGAGGCGCGCAAGCGGGCCGGGGAACTGGCGATGCACAACGAGATCGCCGAGTCGCCGCGTCTCCAGGAGGCGCTTATGGCGGTCAGCAGCGGCGTGTTCTCGCCGGACGACCCACAGCGCTATACCGCGTTGATCGATAGCCTGCGCCATGACGACCGCTTCATGGTCTGCCCGGACTTCGACGCCTACTGGGACGCGCAGGAGCGCGTGGAGCAGCTCTGGCGAAAGCCGTCGCGCTGGTGGAAAGCCTCGATGCTCAATACCGCACGAGTCGGCTGGTTTTCCTCGGACAGGACCATTCGCGAGTACGCCCAGGACATCTGGCAGGTGCCCGTCGGCGGGGAGTGA
- a CDS encoding MgtC/SapB family protein has protein sequence MDTLERIWLTLVAEFSDLSEVEQITRASLRLSLAVVLGGVVGYERESQGKAAGLRTHMLVTLGAALFVMAIREGGAQADAVSRVIQGIAAGIGFLCAGTILKGSQVSEVKGLTTAAGLWLSTAIGISVGLGHSATAVLGTLLALLVLHCLPRWLERNHKHAPHESREDRDVP, from the coding sequence ATGGACACACTGGAGCGAATCTGGCTGACGCTGGTGGCCGAGTTCTCCGACCTCAGCGAAGTCGAGCAGATCACCCGCGCCTCGCTGCGCCTGAGCCTCGCCGTGGTGCTGGGTGGTGTGGTGGGCTATGAGCGCGAGAGCCAGGGCAAGGCCGCCGGCCTGCGCACGCACATGCTGGTGACCCTGGGCGCGGCACTGTTCGTGATGGCGATCCGGGAAGGCGGCGCGCAGGCCGATGCCGTCAGCCGGGTCATCCAGGGCATCGCCGCGGGGATCGGCTTCCTCTGCGCCGGCACCATTCTCAAGGGCAGCCAGGTCTCCGAAGTGAAGGGCCTGACCACCGCGGCCGGGCTCTGGCTGAGTACGGCCATCGGTATCAGCGTCGGGCTCGGGCATTCGGCCACGGCGGTGCTCGGTACGCTGCTGGCGCTGCTGGTACTGCACTGCCTGCCGCGCTGGCTGGAGCGCAACCACAAACATGCCCCTCACGAGTCGAGAGAGGACCGCGATGTTCCGTGA
- a CDS encoding Ku protein: MARVIWKGAISFGLVHIPVALNSASRSSGTDFDWLDERSLEPVGYKRVNKITGKEVPKEHIVKGVELEKGRYVVISEEEIRAARPEATQSIDILSFIDIEEIPVPFYDSPYYLTPEKRGEKVYVLLRDTLKKTGKAAVCQLVMHSRQHLAMLREEGEAILLMTLRWPADVREVDELGLALDKVKLDKRETEMAERLVKDMSGHWTPADYEDRFSEEIHRLVEQKAAKGQLESVPQAEAKSGEGADIIDLTELLKRSLKGDGKRRSTASAPAKKSATSKPAPKRKTS, encoded by the coding sequence ATGGCCCGTGTGATCTGGAAAGGCGCCATCAGCTTCGGCCTGGTGCACATCCCGGTAGCGCTCAACAGCGCCTCGCGCTCCAGCGGCACCGATTTCGACTGGCTCGACGAGCGCAGTCTGGAGCCGGTTGGCTACAAGCGGGTGAACAAGATCACCGGCAAGGAGGTACCCAAGGAACACATCGTCAAGGGCGTGGAACTGGAGAAAGGCCGCTATGTGGTCATCAGCGAGGAGGAAATCCGCGCCGCACGCCCGGAGGCGACCCAGAGCATCGACATCCTCAGCTTCATCGACATCGAGGAAATCCCCGTGCCGTTCTACGACTCGCCGTACTACCTCACGCCCGAGAAGCGCGGCGAAAAGGTCTACGTGCTGCTGCGCGACACCCTGAAGAAGACCGGCAAGGCCGCCGTCTGCCAGTTGGTGATGCACAGCCGCCAACACCTGGCGATGTTGCGCGAGGAAGGCGAAGCCATCCTGCTGATGACCCTGCGCTGGCCGGCGGACGTGCGCGAGGTGGACGAGCTGGGCCTGGCGCTGGACAAGGTGAAGCTGGACAAGCGCGAAACGGAAATGGCCGAGCGGTTGGTCAAGGACATGTCCGGCCACTGGACACCGGCGGACTACGAAGACCGCTTCAGTGAGGAAATCCACCGCCTGGTGGAGCAGAAGGCCGCCAAGGGACAACTGGAGAGCGTCCCGCAAGCGGAAGCGAAAAGTGGCGAAGGTGCGGACATCATCGACCTCACCGAGCTGCTCAAACGCAGCCTCAAGGGCGACGGGAAGCGGCGCTCGACGGCCAGTGCGCCGGCGAAGAAGAGCGCAACCAGCAAGCCCGCGCCCAAGCGCAAGACCTCCTGA
- a CDS encoding alpha-1,4-glucan--maltose-1-phosphate maltosyltransferase, whose translation MERENPASRAEAAANEPRIVIEDVQPRLESGRFAAKAISHRASRIHARIFSDGHDKLAAEVAWRESKGQPWQKTPLQALGNDHWEAHITPTQVGRTEFIVLAWIDSYASFRYELEKKYAAGQVVDLEFREGIELLQHVLQTAPEDCESELAQIVRELQGSEEREARFGLLMAPRTLEVMQRAEHRPYLTRSLTFELDVERPLAEFASWYELFPRSESSVPGQHGSFADVHRRLPDIAAMGFDVLYFPPIHPIGRQHRKGRNNSLQAGPDDPGSPYAIGSEEGGHDAVHPQLGTLEDFRDLVGAAREHGLEVALDFAIQCSPDHPWLREHPGWFSWRADGTIRHAENPPKKYEDIVNVDFYAPDAVPDLWMGLLQVVLGWVEQGVNLFRVDNPHTKPLPFWEWLIAEVRREHPQVIFLAEAFTRPAMMARLGKVGFSQSYTYFTWRNTKQELEEYFTELNQSPLRDCYRPNFFVNTPDINPYFLQRSGRAGFLIRAALATMGSGLWGMYSGFELCEADPVPGKEEYFDSEKYQLRQRDYHAHGNIVGEITRLNRIRRENPALHSHLGFQAYRAFNDNILLFGKRTADLSNFILVAVSLDPDNAQEADFELPLWEFGLPDDASMGGEDLMNGHRWTWHGKRQWMRIEPWHLPFGIWRLHPET comes from the coding sequence ATGGAACGGGAAAATCCGGCCAGCCGGGCCGAGGCCGCCGCCAATGAGCCGCGCATCGTCATCGAGGATGTGCAGCCACGCCTGGAAAGCGGTCGTTTTGCTGCCAAGGCCATCAGCCACCGCGCATCGCGCATCCACGCGCGCATCTTCAGTGATGGCCACGACAAGCTGGCTGCCGAGGTCGCCTGGCGCGAGAGCAAGGGTCAGCCGTGGCAGAAAACGCCCCTGCAAGCGCTGGGCAACGACCACTGGGAAGCGCATATCACCCCGACCCAGGTCGGCCGCACCGAATTCATCGTGCTGGCCTGGATCGACAGCTATGCGAGTTTTCGCTACGAGCTGGAGAAGAAGTACGCCGCTGGACAGGTGGTGGATCTGGAGTTCCGCGAGGGCATCGAACTGCTGCAGCACGTGCTGCAGACGGCGCCGGAGGACTGTGAATCGGAGCTGGCGCAGATCGTGCGCGAACTGCAGGGCAGCGAAGAGCGCGAGGCGCGCTTCGGCCTGCTCATGGCGCCGCGTACCCTGGAGGTGATGCAGCGCGCAGAACACCGCCCGTACCTGACCCGCAGCCTGACTTTCGAACTGGATGTGGAGCGACCACTGGCCGAATTCGCCAGCTGGTACGAGCTGTTCCCGCGCTCGGAAAGCAGCGTGCCCGGCCAGCACGGCAGCTTCGCCGACGTTCACCGGCGCCTGCCGGACATCGCCGCCATGGGCTTCGACGTCCTGTATTTCCCGCCGATCCATCCCATCGGCCGCCAACACCGCAAGGGCCGTAACAACAGCCTGCAGGCCGGTCCGGACGACCCCGGCAGCCCCTACGCCATCGGCAGCGAAGAGGGCGGCCATGACGCCGTGCATCCGCAGCTCGGCACGTTGGAAGATTTCCGCGACCTGGTGGGAGCCGCCCGCGAACACGGCCTGGAAGTCGCCCTGGACTTCGCCATCCAGTGCTCGCCGGACCACCCCTGGCTGCGCGAACATCCCGGCTGGTTCAGCTGGCGCGCCGACGGGACCATCCGCCACGCGGAGAACCCGCCAAAGAAATACGAGGACATCGTCAACGTCGACTTCTATGCGCCGGACGCCGTACCCGATCTGTGGATGGGGTTGCTGCAGGTGGTGCTGGGCTGGGTGGAGCAGGGCGTCAACCTGTTTCGCGTCGACAACCCGCATACCAAGCCGCTGCCCTTCTGGGAGTGGCTGATCGCCGAAGTGCGCCGCGAGCATCCGCAGGTGATCTTCCTCGCCGAGGCCTTCACCCGGCCGGCGATGATGGCGCGACTGGGCAAGGTGGGCTTCAGCCAGAGCTACACCTACTTCACCTGGCGCAACACCAAACAGGAGCTGGAGGAGTATTTCACCGAGTTGAACCAGTCGCCGCTGCGCGATTGCTACCGGCCGAACTTTTTCGTCAACACGCCGGACATCAACCCCTATTTCCTGCAGCGCTCCGGGCGCGCCGGCTTTCTCATCCGGGCGGCGCTGGCGACCATGGGGTCGGGCCTGTGGGGCATGTACTCGGGCTTCGAGCTGTGCGAGGCGGACCCGGTGCCGGGCAAGGAGGAATACTTCGACTCCGAAAAGTACCAGCTGCGCCAGCGCGACTACCACGCCCACGGCAACATCGTCGGCGAGATCACCCGGCTCAACCGCATCCGCCGCGAGAACCCGGCGCTGCACAGCCACCTCGGCTTCCAGGCCTATCGCGCGTTCAACGACAACATCCTGCTGTTCGGCAAGCGCACCGCAGACCTGTCCAACTTCATCCTGGTCGCGGTCAGCCTCGACCCGGACAACGCCCAGGAAGCCGACTTCGAGCTGCCGCTCTGGGAGTTCGGCCTGCCCGATGACGCGTCCATGGGCGGTGAGGACCTGATGAACGGCCACCGCTGGACCTGGCACGGCAAGCGCCAGTGGATGCGCATCGAGCCCTGGCACCTGCCGTTCGGCATCTGGCGCCTGCATCCCGAGACCTGA
- the treS gene encoding maltose alpha-D-glucosyltransferase, with protein sequence MAKRKTRPFLDDPLWYKDAVIYQLHVKSFFDANNDGIGDFRGLIEKLDYIADLGVNTLWLLPFYPSPRRDDGYDIAMYKGVHPDYGTLADARRFIDAAHERGLRVITELVINHTSDQHPWFQRARRAKKGSQARNWYVWSDDDGKYDQTRIIFIDSEQSNWTWDPVAGQYFWHRFYSHQPDLNFDNPQVLRAVLGVMRYWLDMGVDGLRLDAIPYLIEREGTNNENLPETHVVLKRIRAELDAHYPDRMLLAEANQWPEDTRPYFGGTDGGPGDECHMAFHFPLMPRMYMAIAQEDRFPISDILRQTPAIPDNCQWAIFLRNHDELTLEMVTDDERDYLWNYYAADRRARINLGIRRRLAPLVERDRRRIELLNSLLLSMPGTPTLYYGDEIGMGDNIYLGDRDGVRTPMQWSMDRNGGFSRADPASLVLPPILDSLYGYQGVNVEAQARDPHSLLNWTRRMLGVRKQQKAFGRGSISMLSPPNRRILAYLRQYRPEGASEETILCVANLSNAAQAVELDLAAFDGRVPVEMLGGASFPPIGRLTYLLTLAPYGFYWFYLADSQQMPAWHVQPVERMPELPTLVLAQRLGEIMNGAPRELLENDSLPRYLPKRRWFAGGRLEAGSAHLLYAMPLTEDDAAPMLAEVEVAGAEGAEHYQLPLAAVPEKGSAGNDLPQQLAMARLRRGRKVGLLTDAFALPAFSRLVLRMLRETATMQGPAGELQFLPQPGLPQYGEIGEEAEVRVLSVDQSNSSALIGDKLLLKLLRRVFPGVHPEAEMGGYLSRRGYANIAPLLGEVRRIDARGEPHTLMLLQGYLSNQGDAWSWTLNQLERAMRDGVLPGVEAAEPGFDVMEELRLFAGKLGQRLGEMHQLLAEATDVPDFGLHRSGAADSAAWNSSIGTQIEQALEALQRSRGHLDERGGVMVDWLLEKRGELLQAVANLARLAEGGVMIRVHGDLHLGQVLVVQGDAFLIDFEGEPNRPLAGRRRRHSPLKDVTGVLRSFDYAAAMALRSAQGTEAPAELQAARAELALRYRREARDAFLEAYRAAAVDLPHEWHGREGEGAALALFSLEKAAYEVLYEAGHRPDWLDVPLQGLFELARHLIGGRT encoded by the coding sequence ATGGCCAAGCGCAAGACCCGCCCCTTTCTCGATGATCCGCTCTGGTACAAGGACGCGGTTATCTATCAGTTGCACGTGAAGTCCTTCTTCGACGCCAACAACGACGGCATCGGCGATTTCCGCGGGCTGATCGAGAAGCTCGACTACATCGCCGACCTGGGTGTGAACACCCTCTGGCTGCTGCCGTTCTACCCCTCGCCACGCCGCGACGACGGTTACGACATCGCCATGTACAAGGGCGTGCACCCCGACTACGGCACCCTGGCCGATGCCCGCCGCTTCATCGATGCGGCCCACGAACGCGGGCTGCGGGTGATCACCGAGCTGGTCATCAACCACACCTCCGACCAGCACCCGTGGTTCCAGCGCGCACGTCGGGCGAAGAAGGGCTCCCAGGCGCGCAACTGGTACGTGTGGTCCGACGACGACGGCAAGTACGACCAGACACGGATCATCTTCATCGATTCCGAGCAATCCAACTGGACCTGGGACCCGGTGGCCGGGCAGTACTTCTGGCACCGCTTCTACTCGCACCAGCCGGACCTCAACTTCGATAACCCGCAGGTGCTGCGCGCAGTGCTCGGGGTGATGCGCTACTGGCTGGACATGGGCGTGGACGGCCTGCGCCTGGATGCGATTCCCTACCTGATCGAGCGTGAAGGCACCAACAACGAGAACCTCCCCGAGACCCACGTGGTGCTCAAGCGCATCCGCGCCGAGCTGGACGCCCACTACCCGGACCGCATGCTGCTGGCCGAGGCCAACCAGTGGCCGGAGGACACGCGGCCTTATTTTGGCGGGACGGACGGTGGCCCCGGCGACGAGTGCCACATGGCCTTCCACTTCCCGCTGATGCCGCGCATGTACATGGCCATCGCCCAGGAAGACCGCTTCCCGATCAGCGACATCCTGCGCCAGACCCCGGCGATCCCGGACAACTGCCAGTGGGCGATCTTCCTGCGCAACCACGATGAGCTCACCCTGGAGATGGTCACCGACGACGAGCGTGACTACCTGTGGAACTACTACGCCGCCGACCGCCGCGCACGCATCAACCTGGGAATTCGCCGCCGCCTGGCGCCGCTGGTGGAGCGCGACCGCCGGCGCATCGAACTGCTCAACAGCCTGCTGCTGTCCATGCCGGGCACGCCGACCCTCTACTACGGCGACGAGATCGGCATGGGCGACAACATCTACCTGGGCGACCGCGATGGCGTGCGTACGCCGATGCAATGGTCGATGGATCGCAACGGCGGATTCTCCCGTGCGGACCCGGCCAGCCTGGTGCTGCCGCCGATTCTCGATTCGCTCTACGGCTACCAGGGTGTCAACGTCGAGGCGCAGGCGCGCGACCCGCACTCACTGCTCAACTGGACCCGTCGCATGCTCGGCGTGCGCAAGCAGCAGAAGGCCTTCGGCCGCGGCAGCATCAGCATGCTCTCGCCGCCGAACCGGCGCATCCTGGCTTACCTGCGCCAGTACCGGCCGGAGGGCGCAAGCGAAGAGACCATCCTGTGCGTCGCCAACCTGTCCAACGCCGCCCAGGCGGTGGAGCTGGACCTGGCAGCCTTCGACGGCCGGGTGCCCGTCGAGATGCTCGGTGGCGCTTCCTTCCCGCCCATCGGTCGGCTGACCTACCTGCTCACGCTGGCGCCCTACGGTTTCTACTGGTTCTACCTCGCCGACAGCCAGCAGATGCCGGCCTGGCACGTGCAGCCCGTGGAGCGCATGCCCGAGCTGCCAACCCTGGTGCTGGCCCAGCGCCTGGGCGAGATCATGAACGGTGCACCACGCGAGCTGCTGGAGAACGACTCCCTGCCGCGCTACCTGCCCAAGCGCCGCTGGTTCGCCGGCGGCCGCCTGGAAGCCGGCAGCGCCCACCTGCTGTATGCGATGCCACTGACCGAGGACGATGCGGCGCCGATGCTGGCGGAGGTGGAAGTCGCCGGTGCCGAGGGCGCGGAGCACTATCAATTGCCACTGGCTGCCGTGCCGGAGAAAGGCAGCGCCGGCAACGATCTGCCTCAGCAACTGGCCATGGCCCGGCTACGCCGCGGGCGCAAGGTCGGGCTGCTGACCGACGCCTTTGCCTTGCCCGCATTCAGCCGCCTGGTCCTGCGCATGCTGCGCGAGACAGCAACGATGCAAGGCCCTGCCGGCGAGCTGCAGTTCCTGCCGCAACCCGGCCTGCCGCAGTACGGCGAGATTGGCGAGGAGGCGGAAGTCCGCGTACTCAGCGTCGATCAATCCAACAGCTCCGCGCTGATCGGCGACAAGCTGCTGCTCAAACTGCTGCGCCGCGTATTCCCCGGTGTACATCCGGAGGCGGAGATGGGTGGCTACCTGAGCCGCCGCGGCTACGCCAACATCGCTCCGCTGCTGGGCGAGGTACGGCGTATCGACGCCAGGGGCGAGCCGCATACCCTGATGTTGCTGCAGGGCTACCTGAGCAACCAGGGCGATGCCTGGAGCTGGACACTGAACCAGCTGGAACGTGCCATGCGCGACGGCGTGCTGCCGGGCGTGGAAGCTGCCGAGCCTGGGTTCGACGTGATGGAAGAGTTGCGCCTGTTCGCCGGCAAGCTTGGCCAGCGACTGGGCGAGATGCACCAGTTGCTGGCAGAAGCCACCGACGTGCCGGATTTCGGCCTGCACCGCAGTGGCGCCGCTGACAGCGCCGCCTGGAACAGCAGCATCGGCACGCAGATCGAACAGGCGCTGGAGGCTCTGCAACGCTCTCGTGGCCACCTGGATGAGCGTGGCGGCGTGATGGTCGACTGGTTGCTGGAGAAACGCGGCGAACTGCTGCAGGCCGTGGCCAACCTGGCGCGGTTGGCCGAGGGCGGGGTGATGATCCGCGTCCACGGCGACTTGCACCTGGGCCAGGTCCTGGTGGTGCAGGGCGATGCGTTCCTCATCGACTTCGAAGGCGAGCCGAACCGCCCGTTGGCCGGGCGCCGTCGTCGCCATAGCCCGCTGAAAGATGTGACCGGCGTACTGCGTTCCTTCGACTATGCCGCCGCCATGGCCCTGCGCAGCGCCCAGGGCACCGAGGCGCCCGCAGAACTCCAGGCGGCGCGCGCGGAACTGGCGCTGCGCTATCGCCGCGAAGCCCGCGACGCCTTCCTCGAAGCCTATCGAGCCGCCGCTGTGGACCTGCCGCACGAATGGCATGGCCGCGAAGGCGAGGGCGCGGCGCTGGCCCTGTTCAGCCTGGAGAAGGCCGCGTACGAAGTGCTGTACGAAGCCGGACATCGCCCTGACTGGCTGGACGTTCCGCTGCAAGGGCTGTTCGAACTGGCGCGACATCTGATTGGAGGACGTACATGA